A stretch of DNA from Anthonomus grandis grandis chromosome 22, icAntGran1.3, whole genome shotgun sequence:
CAACCTCctaccaaaaatgaaaaagatcgCTCAACAAACAACCAAGATATTGGCTCGTATCCATTGCTTGAGTGACAGAGAAAAAAatggaacacttaataactattttactcctcaagataaacaaatgaaatttggtatattgacGGAATTGAattgttataagagcatcttttgacatattcagttgttgttttgacactaactttcttattttaaatgagacacttggtatattactACGTATTTcgttagaaaaaattattctgagAACAATGATACTGTATTTggtactttttgttttatactcatagaaaaaactatttttttttattttataatagggtgccatgaatgcgttcaatgttctaattttttattaagtaattaagGAAAAATAGATTTCATTGCATTTCATGATTTAAATCTTTTAcgcgtttatttaaaatatccaaaccagtaattttggcatttactttatttttttctaatgtaacgttattgggaacaacaaccactttttaaaagtgtttttttcccaataatttgatatgattattttttaaattggttgatAAATAAGTTCATAAGAAAacaaacgtaaacaaatttaattaataaaagacaTAATACATGATAAATTACCAGATGGATAGATATTAAACCAGTTTTAATCTTCTGatccgaagatgctaacatcgttaacgaaacacgtgtcgagataaaaataaagagttttggttagtggtaaaactgtctcgtaatttgagcatcacatTAAAGGTTcaaaccacagatgtaaatagctccgcactacAGCACTGCGGAGTTATTTACATCTGCGGTTCAAACCATAGAACAataatacatgacatcttgtcaAGTGCAATTTTAGTGGTTGTTCATAATAGGGTGCTACTTAAAAGAATAaggtaaatgcaaaaaatactggttttgaaattttaaataggcgtatAAAAgattcaagtaataaaatacaatgaatattatttttccgtgattacttgattaaaaatttaaacttttaacgcATTCATAGCACCCTatttcaaaattgatttttctatgaatataaaacaaaaagtagcacatgcggtatcattattctcagaatattttttttctatcaaaatacgtaATGTATCACTTGCAGTTAAACCGGAACTGACGgaaaataacagaatatgtcaaaagatgcttttATAACTACTCcgtcgatataccaaatttcacttgtttatcttgaaaagtaaaaaagttattaagggtttcctttttcctgtgtcacccggtattcTTATATTCAAATAGactttagagaaaaaaatagctaaaacactatttcaataataattttcaataatttctctaTATTTACAGGCCACTCACGGAGCACCAGATGCTTCTGAACGTCATGTAGGAGATCTTGGAAATATCGAAGCTAACGCAACTGGAATAGCTGaaattaaatttgttgacaaaatcATTTCCCTCGATGGCACCAATAATATTCTTGGCAGAGGTGTTGTTGTTCATCAAGATGAGGATGATTTGGGATTAGGTAATTATCaacgttttctcaaaaacattTCATCATTTCAAACTAAACTTTTAATactctatttttatttctttttataggaGGTGCTGAAGACTCAAAGACCACTGGGCATGCAGGAGCTCGCGTCGGTTGTGGCGTAATCGGAACTCTGTAATTATCCTGTTTtgtatttaacagtatttttacttattttgaatttacaaaattaatttgctgaTATTTTGTAGATTAAAAATAACCGTTCGCTTTCGCAAAACACCTAATAATTGCTATACAGTACTTGTGGCATTGTAATAAATGTTTGTATCATTAATCACAATAAACTGTGTAGTGTTGtctttatgtgtttttatatgTCGTCGCTTGTGTCTATAATGCTTTATTAAATATAGGTTATTTATGGAGGACAAGTGAAACTGTAAATGCTAGTACTAAACAGCTATGTTTTGTAGGAGCTCCACCAACACTGCGGGGAGCTATACGCATCCCATGTTGCCAATTATTCTTTTGTTGGCTTTATCAACTATATGGCGCCTAATAGTGTGATAtacaaaaaagtcaaaaagtcTGAACTTCGAGATTATTACATAGGGACTAAATCCATaagtgtttaattaaaatttaaataaataaaaaatagtataaatgaGTTTGTGTTTTAATAGCCATGACAGACAGAGAgaattcaaatgcctggaattactCCAAAAAGACGTCCCACCACCTGCTGTACAAATCTTACATAAATGAAAAACACCGCAATTAAATGACAAAACttttaatgtctttttaatacgaaaatacagaaaatcagaataacaaaaaataacaataaataaaaaaaaagtcacttCATGATCAACACCAGTacattatatgtttttttatataaatcaataCCTTAATGGTACTACGATtctatcatttaaatattaaaacaggaTTAAACATAACATTCAAAACAAACTTGATACCATCACGTgcttttgcaaaaaactgaaaattcacCCCCTTACTTAGTTTAACGGGCATGAGTTCTATATCTGAACAGACAATACAACCAATTTCTTCAACTTTAAGGTGCGTGTTAAGGGAGCCAATTATACTGTAATCATTAAATAAGGAACCCTTAAACCAAATAGAGTCTTTTGGCAAAAGCCCCAAtgtaaaattcttaaattcatttgttaaaaaaagctttatttctGGGGTTATTCGCCAAGAAGACGAGGCCATTTTAATCGTAGTCTGCAGAGTATAAACATCGTACTTTTTTAAAGTACACTTGTTCGTAGATGACTCAAGCAATGAGGCACATGACATATCATCTTCATGGCATGATAATTTGCTGCCATAGTAACAATAAAGCCAATCCGCCATAAACTTTGGAAACATATCAATCCACCTTTTATAAGTGTTCGTAATAGACAAAATTTCTACTGACGAAACACTGCCTTCCCAAAATACTTGAGTACCTTCCAAACTTAAACACCTACTTTGTGCCTTTGCACTGCTTTCAGTACCTTCCCAAACCCCCTGGTAGCAAGCTCTTTGAAAAACATCCCATTCTAACAGTTTCGGTTCTACTTTCATGTCAAAATGTCCAGTCAAGTTATTCATGCGATCAGAAGATCTGACAAGTGCAAAAAATGCAAGAACCATCAAAATAACTTGCACTATAGCGGTATATTGGGCATATTTCGTCCGAGCGCAAATAAAGCAAACTAAGAAACTTAAGGCCAGTAGAATTAGGAACAAACTTATAGTGTAGAAAATATTGGATGTAACTATCCATTGGGTAACAGCTGCTACAGGTAAAATGACCGACATGATCCCCACAAGAGGCAAAAACAGCACTGACCCAACCAGAGCCAAAGTAGCCCTAAGAAGTCCGAACATTGTTGCATTATTTGAACAAACCGCGAAATACTGAAGCCAACTAAGGGTAACTAAATGAGGTAGAACTGTCTTATAAGTGCCTCTCCAATTCTCTCTGATGGCCAGTCTTAAAAGTATCACAGGTATAGTTGCATACAATAATAAACGGAACGTAATACAAAATTCTATGCCATTTCCGATAATGTAACTGGGAAATGATGGAAAAGTAAGTTCTAAATATCTCCAACCCTGTGAGACAATTGGGTCAGTGTCGTACGGATATCTAGCAAGTACATTGACGGCAAAACTTAATAACAATAGAGAGTCTAAGATTATTGAACCTCGCCGCTTTGGCATTGATCCAATTAAAGTCATAAACATTAATGCACAAGCTACAACACCAAACTCACTTTCAAGCTTCAGAGGAGTCAAAGAGTAAACAAAATAATGTATTATCAGATTAGAGAAAAACCACACAAACTGTTTGCTATGGTTAAGAATGAACTGAGTTTCAAAGCTGCGCTCATTTAAGTCTCCATTTGAGTAGCAAATGAATAAACCCCTCCAcaaacaaaaatcataaaattcccTCTGGTACTGCAAGACTTGAAATGTTGAGAGAACCATAAAGATAAAtgacaagtaaaaaaaaatggttggaATGAAAAATTCAAGGTGACTAATACTGACTAGtgaatataacaaaaatattaggaGATATTGGAATTCGGATCTGGCAAGGGGCAATGGTATGGATCTTTTTCCCAAACATctaattatcttaaaataaataattttaaggcaCAAAATTGGATGCAGAATAGACCAATAAACAAAAGGTATATGATCTAAGGCCTTCAAATTAGGCTCACTTAAACAAAGGCTGTTATTAACAACAGGTAACTCTCCACGACTAAAAGTGATAGCAGCAGCAACCACCTTGTCCTCGGTGAGCTTTTCATTGCTTACGTCGGATATTTGGGACCAATCAAGTTCTTCATCTTCTGATTCAGATATATCATCGAAATTGTTCATTATTCCACTGTCTATTTCATCTGAATCTTCAAAATTCCTTTGTTTAGTTGATTTTGACGAGCTGCTCTCACTTCGGTCAATGCTAAGGATTTTTCGTTGAAGTTGGTTTGATGTTATGTATTCTCCTCCATTAgataaactaaaaagaaaaaatattagttagGATTTGGAATAAAACAGGATAGTTATTATAGTAACTATATTtgcttttatagaaataaatccCAAATCATTATCTATTATGAAgctaaataacaataatattaattttccacTTGTGatcattaataattataatcttagctcttaaattttcttaaaatgttttttttttacaagtttcCAAAGCTTCTATAACA
This window harbors:
- the LOC126748563 gene encoding uncharacterized protein LOC126748563 isoform X1, producing MIRQLFLFGLIAAATAERKAVVSIVGTDVKGSVYFTETSDGILIEGSISGLTPGKHGFHIHAIGDITGGCASTGAHFNPYNATHGAPDASERHVGDLGNIEANATGIAEIKFVDKIISLDGTNNILGRGVVVHQDEDDLGLGGAEDSKTTGHAGARVGCGVIGTLSSTNTAGSYTHPMLPIILLLALSTIWRLIV
- the LOC126748563 gene encoding uncharacterized protein LOC126748563 isoform X2, which gives rise to MIRQLFLFGLIAAATAERKAVVSIVGTDVKGSVYFTETSDGILIEGSISGLTPGKHGFHIHAIGDITGGCASTGAHFNPYNATHGAPDASERHVGDLGNIEANATGIAEIKFVDKIISLDGTNNILGRGVVVHQDEDDLGLGGAEDSKTTGHAGARVGCGVIGTL
- the LOC126748561 gene encoding wolframin isoform X5; translated protein: MNNFDDISESEDEELDWSQISDVSNEKLTEDKVVAAAITFSRGELPVVNNSLCLSEPNLKALDHIPFVYWSILHPILCLKIIYFKIIRCLGKRSIPLPLARSEFQYLLIFLLYSLVSISHLEFFIPTIFFYLSFIFMVLSTFQVLQYQREFYDFCLWRGLFICYSNGDLNERSFETQFILNHSKQFVWFFSNLIIHYFVYSLTPLKLESEFGVVACALMFMTLIGSMPKRRGSIILDSLLLLSFAVNVLARYPYDTDPIVSQGWRYLELTFPSFPSYIIGNGIEFCITFRLLLYATIPVILLRLAIRENWRGTYKTVLPHLVTLSWLQYFAVCSNNATMFGLLRATLALVGSVLFLPLVGIMSVILPVAAVTQWIVTSNIFYTISLFLILLALSFLVCFICARTKYAQYTAIVQVILMVLAFFALVRSSDRMNNLTGHFDMKVEPKLLEWDVFQRACYQGVWEGTESSAKAQSRCLSLEGTQVFWEGSVSSVEILSITNTYKRWIDMFPKFMADWLYCYYGSKLSCHEDDMSCASLLESSTNKCTLKKYDVYTLQTTIKMASSSWRITPEIKLFLTNEFKNFTLGLLPKDSIWFKGSLFNDYSIIGSLNTHLKVEEIGCIVCSDIELMPVKLSKGVNFQFFAKARDGIKFVLNVMFNPVLIFK
- the LOC126748561 gene encoding wolframin isoform X3; this encodes MAGIIPNKSSSGRKQWRIHAGQRTSLKRLRTQMASDGCPESQVVLAKQLLEEECEFKQEQRENAKLGVYWLLKASYQGNLEATDLLKSCLETGKGISEQNYIDVKACISMTQDEKIVRRAAKEVFASLSNGGEYITSNQLQRKILSIDRSESSSSKSTKQRNFEDSDEIDSGIMNNFDDISESEDEELDWSQISDVSNEKLTEDKVVAAAITFSRGELPVVNNSLCLSEPNLKALDHIPFVYWSILHPILCLKIIYFKIIRCLGKRSIPLPLARSEFQYLLIFLLYSLVSISHLEFFIPTIFFYLSFIFMVLSTFQVLQYQREFYDFCLWRGLFICYSNGDLNERSFETQFILNHSKQFVWFFSNLIIHYFVYSLTPLKLESEFGVVACALMFMTLIGSMPKRRGSIILDSLLLLSFAVNVLARYPYDTDPIVSQGWRYLELTFPSFPSYIIGNGIEFCITFRLLLYATIPVILLRLAIRENWRGTYKTVLPHLVTLSWLQYFAVCSNNATMFGLLRATLALVGSVLFLPLVGIMSVILPVAAVTQWIVTSNIFYTISLFLILLALSFLVCFICARTKYAQYTAIVQVILMVLAFFALVRSSDRMNNLTGHFDMKVEPKLLEWDVFQRACYQGVWEGTESSAKAQSRCLSLEGTQVFWEGSVSSVEILSITNTYKRWIDMFPKFMADWLYCYYGSKLSCHEDDMSCASLLESSTNKCTLKKYDVYTLQTTIKMASSSWRITPEIKLFLTNEFKNFTLGLLPKDSIWFKGSLFNDYSIIGSLNTHLKVEEIGCIVCSDIELMPVKLSKGVNFQFFAKARDGIKFVLNVMFNPVLIFK
- the LOC126748561 gene encoding wolframin isoform X4; this translates as MASDGCPESQVVLAKQLLEEECEFKQEQRENAKLGVYWLLKASYQGNLEATDLLKSCLETGKGISEQNYIDVKACISMTQDEKIVRRAAKEVFARSKALSVINTRQGDYMITLGVQVLSIYLVLSNGGEYITSNQLQRKILSIDRSESSSSKSTKQRNFEDSDEIDSGIMNNFDDISESEDEELDWSQISDVSNEKLTEDKVVAAAITFSRGELPVVNNSLCLSEPNLKALDHIPFVYWSILHPILCLKIIYFKIIRCLGKRSIPLPLARSEFQYLLIFLLYSLVSISHLEFFIPTIFFYLSFIFMVLSTFQVLQYQREFYDFCLWRGLFICYSNGDLNERSFETQFILNHSKQFVWFFSNLIIHYFVYSLTPLKLESEFGVVACALMFMTLIGSMPKRRGSIILDSLLLLSFAVNVLARYPYDTDPIVSQGWRYLELTFPSFPSYIIGNGIEFCITFRLLLYATIPVILLRLAIRENWRGTYKTVLPHLVTLSWLQYFAVCSNNATMFGLLRATLALVGSVLFLPLVGIMSVILPVAAVTQWIVTSNIFYTISLFLILLALSFLVCFICARTKYAQYTAIVQVILMVLAFFALVRSSDRMNNLTGHFDMKVEPKLLEWDVFQRACYQGVWEGTESSAKAQSRCLSLEGTQVFWEGSVSSVEILSITNTYKRWIDMFPKFMADWLYCYYGSKLSCHEDDMSCASLLESSTNKCTLKKYDVYTLQTTIKMASSSWRITPEIKLFLTNEFKNFTLGLLPKDSIWFKGSLFNDYSIIGSLNTHLKVEEIGCIVCSDIELMPVKLSKGVNFQFFAKARDGIKFVLNVMFNPVLIFK
- the LOC126748561 gene encoding wolframin isoform X1, yielding MAGIIPNKSSSGRKQWRIHAGQRTSLKRLRTQMASDGCPESQVVLAKQLLEEECEFKQEQRENAKLGVYWLLKASYQGNLEATDLLKSCLETGKGISEQNYIDVKACISMTQDEKIVRRAAKEVFARSKALSVINTRQGDYMITLGVQVLSIYLVLSNGGEYITSNQLQRKILSIDRSESSSSKSTKQRNFEDSDEIDSGIMNNFDDISESEDEELDWSQISDVSNEKLTEDKVVAAAITFSRGELPVVNNSLCLSEPNLKALDHIPFVYWSILHPILCLKIIYFKIIRCLGKRSIPLPLARSEFQYLLIFLLYSLVSISHLEFFIPTIFFYLSFIFMVLSTFQVLQYQREFYDFCLWRGLFICYSNGDLNERSFETQFILNHSKQFVWFFSNLIIHYFVYSLTPLKLESEFGVVACALMFMTLIGSMPKRRGSIILDSLLLLSFAVNVLARYPYDTDPIVSQGWRYLELTFPSFPSYIIGNGIEFCITFRLLLYATIPVILLRLAIRENWRGTYKTVLPHLVTLSWLQYFAVCSNNATMFGLLRATLALVGSVLFLPLVGIMSVILPVAAVTQWIVTSNIFYTISLFLILLALSFLVCFICARTKYAQYTAIVQVILMVLAFFALVRSSDRMNNLTGHFDMKVEPKLLEWDVFQRACYQGVWEGTESSAKAQSRCLSLEGTQVFWEGSVSSVEILSITNTYKRWIDMFPKFMADWLYCYYGSKLSCHEDDMSCASLLESSTNKCTLKKYDVYTLQTTIKMASSSWRITPEIKLFLTNEFKNFTLGLLPKDSIWFKGSLFNDYSIIGSLNTHLKVEEIGCIVCSDIELMPVKLSKGVNFQFFAKARDGIKFVLNVMFNPVLIFK
- the LOC126748561 gene encoding wolframin isoform X2, with product MAGIIPNKSSSGRKQWRIHGQRTSLKRLRTQMASDGCPESQVVLAKQLLEEECEFKQEQRENAKLGVYWLLKASYQGNLEATDLLKSCLETGKGISEQNYIDVKACISMTQDEKIVRRAAKEVFARSKALSVINTRQGDYMITLGVQVLSIYLVLSNGGEYITSNQLQRKILSIDRSESSSSKSTKQRNFEDSDEIDSGIMNNFDDISESEDEELDWSQISDVSNEKLTEDKVVAAAITFSRGELPVVNNSLCLSEPNLKALDHIPFVYWSILHPILCLKIIYFKIIRCLGKRSIPLPLARSEFQYLLIFLLYSLVSISHLEFFIPTIFFYLSFIFMVLSTFQVLQYQREFYDFCLWRGLFICYSNGDLNERSFETQFILNHSKQFVWFFSNLIIHYFVYSLTPLKLESEFGVVACALMFMTLIGSMPKRRGSIILDSLLLLSFAVNVLARYPYDTDPIVSQGWRYLELTFPSFPSYIIGNGIEFCITFRLLLYATIPVILLRLAIRENWRGTYKTVLPHLVTLSWLQYFAVCSNNATMFGLLRATLALVGSVLFLPLVGIMSVILPVAAVTQWIVTSNIFYTISLFLILLALSFLVCFICARTKYAQYTAIVQVILMVLAFFALVRSSDRMNNLTGHFDMKVEPKLLEWDVFQRACYQGVWEGTESSAKAQSRCLSLEGTQVFWEGSVSSVEILSITNTYKRWIDMFPKFMADWLYCYYGSKLSCHEDDMSCASLLESSTNKCTLKKYDVYTLQTTIKMASSSWRITPEIKLFLTNEFKNFTLGLLPKDSIWFKGSLFNDYSIIGSLNTHLKVEEIGCIVCSDIELMPVKLSKGVNFQFFAKARDGIKFVLNVMFNPVLIFK